In Neisseria animalis, a single window of DNA contains:
- the tsaA gene encoding tRNA (N6-threonylcarbamoyladenosine(37)-N6)-methyltransferase TrmO, which produces MQHTIAAIATVHSPYKQKFGVARQPGLVPAAGVCIELTPEFKADSVRGLEDFDYLWISFIFHGVLGEGWSQMVRPPRLGGKQKMGVFATRSPHRPNHLGLSLLKLDRIECGKTVRLYCSGADLLDGTPVIDIKPYIPFVEAKPDAASGFVTGKPEELDVIWPEHTDTALSANERELISQSIAQDPRPAYQNIPERVYVMNISAYEVKFQIQDNTAKILSVERAG; this is translated from the coding sequence ATGCAGCATACCATCGCCGCCATCGCCACCGTACACTCTCCCTACAAACAAAAATTCGGCGTAGCCCGCCAACCCGGGCTGGTACCTGCCGCCGGAGTCTGTATCGAGCTGACACCCGAATTCAAGGCCGACAGTGTGCGCGGCTTGGAAGACTTCGATTACCTGTGGATAAGTTTCATCTTCCACGGCGTACTCGGCGAAGGTTGGTCGCAAATGGTTCGTCCGCCGCGTTTGGGCGGCAAACAAAAAATGGGCGTATTCGCCACCCGCAGTCCGCACCGCCCAAACCATCTCGGTTTGTCTCTGCTCAAATTAGATCGCATAGAATGCGGCAAAACCGTCAGACTTTATTGCAGCGGAGCCGACCTGCTCGACGGCACACCCGTTATCGACATCAAACCCTACATTCCTTTTGTCGAAGCCAAACCCGATGCCGCCAGCGGTTTCGTTACCGGCAAACCCGAAGAATTAGATGTCATATGGCCGGAGCACACCGACACGGCTTTATCCGCAAACGAACGCGAACTCATCAGCCAGAGCATCGCCCAAGACCCGCGCCCCGCCTATCAAAATATTCCCGAACGCGTGTATGTGATGAATATTTCGGCTTACGAAGTGAAATTTCAGATTCAAGACAATACTGCCAAAATTCTTTCCGTTGAACGGGCAGGATAG
- the gap gene encoding type I glyceraldehyde-3-phosphate dehydrogenase yields MSIKVAINGFGRIGRLALRQIEKAEGIEVVAVNDLTPADMLLHLFKYDSTQGRFQGSAELKDDAIVVNGKEIKVFSNPNPEELPWGELGVDVVLECTGFFTSNEKCQAHIRAGARKVVISAPGGNDVKTVVFGVNEGVLDGSETVISAASCTTNCLAPMAAVLQKEFGIVEGLMTTIHAYTGDQNTLDAPHRKGDKRRARAAALNIVPNSTGAAKAIGLVIPELNGKLDGSAQRVPVATGSLTELVSVLERKVSKEEINAAMKAAASEAYGYTEDEIVSSDVIGIEFGSLFDATQTRVMTVGDKQLVKTVAWYDNEMSYTCQLIRTLEYFAAKI; encoded by the coding sequence ATGAGCATTAAAGTTGCAATCAACGGTTTCGGCCGCATCGGCCGCTTGGCATTGCGCCAAATCGAAAAAGCCGAAGGCATCGAGGTAGTGGCCGTAAACGACCTGACTCCTGCCGATATGCTGTTGCACCTGTTTAAATACGACAGCACGCAAGGCCGCTTCCAAGGTTCTGCCGAATTGAAAGACGATGCCATCGTTGTAAACGGCAAAGAAATCAAAGTTTTCTCCAATCCTAATCCCGAAGAACTGCCTTGGGGCGAATTGGGTGTAGATGTGGTATTGGAATGTACCGGTTTCTTCACCAGCAATGAAAAATGCCAAGCCCACATCCGTGCCGGCGCGCGTAAAGTCGTGATTTCCGCACCGGGCGGCAATGATGTGAAAACCGTTGTATTCGGTGTGAACGAAGGTGTTTTGGACGGCAGCGAAACCGTTATCTCCGCCGCTTCATGCACCACCAACTGTTTGGCACCGATGGCTGCCGTGTTGCAAAAAGAATTCGGCATTGTCGAAGGCCTGATGACCACCATCCACGCCTACACCGGCGACCAAAACACTTTGGACGCGCCGCACCGCAAAGGCGACAAACGCCGCGCCCGTGCCGCTGCTTTAAATATTGTTCCGAACAGTACCGGTGCTGCCAAAGCAATCGGTTTGGTTATTCCGGAATTGAACGGCAAACTCGACGGCTCCGCCCAACGCGTACCGGTTGCAACCGGATCGCTGACCGAGCTGGTTTCCGTATTGGAACGCAAAGTAAGCAAAGAAGAAATCAATGCCGCGATGAAAGCCGCTGCCAGCGAGGCTTACGGCTATACTGAAGATGAAATCGTTTCTTCAGATGTTATCGGCATCGAATTCGGTTCGCTGTTTGACGCCACCCAAACCCGCGTGATGACCGTAGGCGACAAACAACTGGTGAAAACCGTTGCTTGGTACGACAACGAAATGTCTTACACCTGCCAGCTGATCCGCACTTTGGAATACTTTGCTGCAAAAATCTAA
- the lpxC gene encoding UDP-3-O-acyl-N-acetylglucosamine deacetylase: MLQRTLAKPISVTGVGLHSGERVALTLHPAAENSGISFRRTDLSGEQGEIIKLNPYLINDTRLSSTIVTENGVRVGTIEHIMSALSAYGVDNALIELNAPEIPIMDGSSLPFIYLLQDAGIVDQGAQKRFLRILKEVEIKEAGKWVKFTPYEGFKVTLTIEFDHPVFNSSAPTFEIDFAGQSYVDEIARARTFGFMQEVEMMRAHNLGLGGNLNNAIVIDDTDVLNPEGLRYPDEFVRHKILDAIGDLYIVGHPIIGAFEGYKSGHAINNALLRAVLADETAYEWVEFPNDDDLPNAFHELPSAA; encoded by the coding sequence ATGCTGCAACGTACCCTTGCCAAACCCATCAGCGTTACCGGAGTCGGCCTGCATTCGGGCGAACGTGTCGCGCTTACCCTGCATCCGGCTGCGGAAAACAGCGGCATTTCATTCCGCCGTACCGATTTGAGCGGCGAGCAGGGTGAAATCATCAAACTCAATCCTTATCTGATTAACGACACACGCTTGTCTTCCACCATCGTTACCGAAAACGGCGTGCGCGTCGGTACCATCGAACACATCATGTCGGCACTTTCCGCATACGGTGTGGATAACGCGCTGATTGAGTTGAATGCGCCTGAAATTCCGATTATGGACGGCTCCAGCCTGCCGTTTATCTATCTTTTGCAAGATGCAGGCATTGTCGATCAAGGTGCACAAAAGCGTTTTCTGCGTATTTTGAAAGAAGTGGAAATCAAAGAAGCGGGCAAATGGGTAAAATTTACGCCTTATGAAGGCTTTAAAGTTACTTTAACCATCGAATTCGATCACCCTGTTTTCAACAGCAGCGCCCCGACATTTGAAATCGATTTTGCCGGACAATCATATGTGGACGAAATCGCCCGCGCCCGTACCTTCGGCTTTATGCAGGAAGTAGAAATGATGCGCGCCCACAACCTCGGCTTGGGCGGCAATTTGAACAATGCGATTGTGATTGACGATACGGACGTATTAAATCCCGAAGGTTTGCGCTATCCTGATGAATTTGTACGCCACAAAATCCTTGATGCCATCGGCGACTTATACATAGTCGGCCACCCGATTATCGGCGCATTCGAAGGCTACAAATCCGGCCATGCCATCAACAATGCTTTACTGCGTGCAGTTTTGGCAGATGAAACCGCTTACGAATGGGTAGAATTTCCGAATGACGATGATTTGCCCAACGCATTTCACGAACTGCCCAGCGCCGCTTGA
- the dksA gene encoding RNA polymerase-binding protein DksA — protein sequence MAKLTEQDILNWNGPEDDYMNAEHLAFFRELLVNMQEELIENATATAGHLQEHESAPDPADRATQEEEYALELRTRDRERKLLSKVQATIRRIDNEDYGYCDDTGEPIGLKRLLARPTATLSVEAQERRERMKKQFAD from the coding sequence ATGGCAAAGCTGACAGAACAAGATATTTTGAATTGGAACGGGCCGGAAGACGATTACATGAACGCTGAGCATTTGGCTTTTTTCCGCGAATTGCTGGTTAATATGCAGGAAGAGCTGATTGAAAATGCTACCGCCACGGCCGGACATCTTCAGGAGCACGAATCTGCCCCCGATCCTGCCGACCGCGCCACTCAGGAAGAAGAATACGCTTTGGAATTGCGTACCCGCGACCGCGAACGGAAATTACTATCTAAAGTACAAGCAACCATCCGCCGCATTGATAATGAAGATTACGGTTATTGCGACGATACCGGCGAACCCATCGGTTTGAAACGCCTTTTGGCACGACCGACCGCGACTTTGTCGGTGGAAGCTCAGGAACGCCGCGAGCGGATGAAAAAGCAGTTCGCAGATTAA
- a CDS encoding YggT family protein yields the protein MRGDVLVLLADGLVILCLARFWLQRAGLDSRHPLAAFVMQTTDWLVNPLGKILPPKRAEWACVIAGLLLYYLVFSVMTLVASPFGFGMKVVLANMLFSLLGVLKSLAYVLLIGLVIRMVCSFRSPYSPLAVALQRVFAPLLAPFSFLRIGRYDFSGSLLVLVLWLWLGRLLPQLVMQLNLWLLH from the coding sequence ATGCGCGGAGATGTATTGGTATTGCTGGCAGACGGCTTGGTTATTTTGTGTCTGGCCCGTTTTTGGTTGCAGCGCGCCGGATTGGACAGCCGGCACCCGTTGGCAGCGTTTGTGATGCAGACGACGGATTGGCTGGTTAATCCGTTGGGTAAAATCCTGCCGCCCAAGCGGGCTGAATGGGCGTGTGTTATTGCCGGACTGTTGCTGTATTATTTGGTATTCAGTGTTATGACGCTGGTGGCATCGCCTTTCGGTTTCGGCATGAAAGTGGTTTTGGCCAATATGCTGTTTTCATTATTGGGCGTATTGAAATCACTGGCTTATGTATTGCTGATCGGATTGGTTATCCGTATGGTGTGCAGTTTCCGATCGCCTTATTCTCCGCTTGCCGTTGCTTTGCAACGTGTGTTTGCCCCGCTGCTTGCGCCGTTTTCTTTCCTGCGTATCGGACGTTATGATTTTTCAGGCAGTCTTTTGGTATTGGTTTTGTGGCTGTGGTTGGGGCGTTTGCTGCCGCAACTGGTCATGCAGCTCAATTTATGGCTGTTGCATTAG
- the proC gene encoding pyrroline-5-carboxylate reductase — MTNVYFLGGGNMAAAIAGGLVKQGGYRVHIANRGAEKRERLVRELGVAVSERLPVLGADDVLVLAVKPQDMQTACTGVETNGALVLSVAAGLSVNTLSRYLGGTRRIVRVMPNTPSQIGLGVSGLFAENGISDGDKRVAELIMQAVGLTIWLEAEADMHAITGISGSGPAYVFYLLNALQNAAKTQGFDEETARRLSLATFKGAVALAEQSGKDFAVLQQNVTSKGGTTHEAVETFKSCRVAEAIEAGVAACVARSQEMAQQYEAV, encoded by the coding sequence ATGACAAACGTATATTTTTTGGGCGGCGGCAATATGGCTGCCGCGATTGCCGGAGGTTTGGTCAAGCAAGGCGGTTATCGGGTCCATATTGCCAACAGGGGCGCGGAAAAACGCGAACGGCTGGTCCGCGAATTGGGTGTGGCGGTATCGGAGCGGCTGCCGGTTTTGGGGGCAGACGATGTATTGGTATTGGCCGTCAAACCTCAAGATATGCAGACGGCCTGTACGGGCGTGGAAACCAATGGTGCATTGGTGTTGTCGGTGGCTGCGGGATTGTCTGTGAATACTTTGAGCCGTTATCTGGGCGGTACGCGCCGGATTGTGCGGGTGATGCCGAATACGCCGAGCCAAATCGGTTTGGGCGTATCGGGGCTGTTTGCTGAAAACGGTATATCCGATGGGGACAAACGTGTTGCGGAACTGATTATGCAGGCAGTAGGTTTAACAATTTGGTTGGAAGCAGAGGCGGATATGCACGCCATTACCGGCATTAGCGGCAGCGGCCCGGCTTATGTGTTTTATTTGTTGAATGCGCTGCAAAATGCTGCGAAAACACAGGGTTTCGATGAGGAAACCGCACGGCGCTTGAGCTTGGCAACATTTAAAGGCGCAGTGGCATTGGCGGAACAAAGCGGTAAAGATTTTGCGGTTTTGCAGCAAAACGTAACCTCCAAAGGCGGTACGACCCATGAAGCCGTTGAAACTTTCAAATCGTGCCGGGTTGCCGAAGCAATCGAAGCAGGGGTTGCCGCTTGTGTTGCCCGCTCTCAGGAAATGGCGCAACAATATGAGGCCGTCTGA
- a CDS encoding D-2-hydroxyacid dehydrogenase — translation MSVWNVVVLDGDTLPKRPFALDFEHNLVWYGQTAAEDVAARIADADVVVTNKVVVDEAALSGNSRLKLIAVTATGVNNIDLAAARRLGVAVCNVRAYGNESVAEHAFMLMMALMRNLPSYRRDMRAGLWQQSPFFCHFGAPMRDLNGKTLVVFGRGGIGKTLADYAKAFHMTVLFGEHKGAESVREGYVAFDEAIRRADVLSLHCPLTDQTANMIGAAELAQMKSDAVLINCGRGGLVDEAALLAALQNGTIGGAGVDVLTVEPPKNGHPLLEAQLPNLIVTPHMAWGSTEAVNRLFDMVLDNINAFAAGKPQNIV, via the coding sequence ATGTCTGTGTGGAATGTGGTGGTTTTAGATGGCGATACACTTCCAAAGCGGCCGTTTGCTTTGGATTTTGAACATAATTTGGTTTGGTACGGCCAAACGGCGGCGGAAGATGTGGCAGCGCGGATTGCTGATGCCGATGTGGTGGTTACCAATAAAGTTGTGGTAGATGAAGCGGCTCTTTCCGGCAACAGCCGTTTGAAACTGATTGCGGTAACGGCTACGGGTGTGAACAATATTGATTTGGCGGCTGCCCGGCGTTTGGGCGTGGCCGTCTGCAATGTGCGAGCCTACGGCAATGAATCGGTTGCGGAACACGCTTTTATGTTGATGATGGCATTGATGCGAAATCTGCCGTCTTACCGGCGCGATATGCGTGCCGGTTTGTGGCAGCAGTCGCCGTTTTTCTGTCATTTCGGTGCGCCGATGCGTGATTTGAACGGTAAAACGCTGGTGGTTTTCGGTCGCGGCGGTATCGGTAAAACGCTGGCGGATTATGCGAAGGCATTTCATATGACGGTTTTGTTCGGCGAACATAAAGGTGCGGAATCGGTACGCGAAGGTTATGTTGCGTTCGATGAGGCGATACGCCGCGCCGATGTTTTGTCGCTGCACTGCCCGTTGACGGATCAGACGGCAAATATGATTGGTGCGGCAGAATTGGCACAGATGAAATCCGATGCGGTGTTGATTAACTGCGGCCGTGGCGGTTTGGTTGATGAAGCGGCATTGTTGGCGGCCTTGCAGAACGGTACGATTGGCGGTGCGGGTGTCGATGTTTTGACGGTAGAGCCGCCGAAAAACGGTCATCCGCTGTTGGAAGCGCAACTGCCGAATCTGATTGTTACGCCGCACATGGCTTGGGGCAGTACCGAAGCGGTGAACCGCTTGTTTGATATGGTGTTGGACAATATCAATGCTTTTGCGGCCGGGAAACCGCAGAATATTGTTTAA
- a CDS encoding DUF2061 domain-containing protein, whose translation MLKTFTFAILHFSVAFGITYLLTGSIGISSTVALVEPMVNTVAFYFHEKAWKHYENRHTDKPQEKAVPHCA comes from the coding sequence ATGTTGAAAACATTTACTTTTGCCATTTTACATTTCAGCGTCGCATTCGGCATTACCTACCTTCTTACCGGCAGCATCGGCATCTCAAGTACCGTTGCCCTTGTCGAACCTATGGTCAATACCGTTGCTTTCTATTTCCACGAAAAAGCATGGAAGCACTACGAAAACCGCCACACAGATAAACCGCAAGAAAAGGCCGTACCGCATTGTGCATAA
- the gnd gene encoding decarboxylating NADP(+)-dependent phosphogluconate dehydrogenase, which produces MKGDIGVIGLAVMGQNLILNMNDRGFKVVAFNRTTSKVDDFLNGAAKGTNIIGAYSLQDLVDKLEKPRKIMMMVRAGSVVDEFIGQLVPLLDEGDIIIDGGNANYPDSTRRTKELAAQGIRFIGAGVSGGEEGARNGPSIMPGGDESAWPEIKPIFQAIAAKTPQGEPCCDWVGRDGAGHFVKMVHNGIEYGDMQLICEAYQFMKDGLGLSYDEMHRIFKEWNQTELDSYLIEITADILGYQDEGGEPLVEKILDTAGQKGTGKWTGINALDLGIPLTLISESVFARCVSAFKEQRVEAGKLFGKTITPVGGDKTEWVNALRQALLASKIISYAQGFMLIREASEVNDWALNYGNTALLWREGCIIRSAFLGNIRDAYAANPDLVFLGADPYFKGVLENCLPAWRKVVAKAIECGIAMPCMASAITFLDGYTTERLPANLLQAQRDYFGAHTYERTDKPRGEFFHTNWTGKGGDTASTTYDI; this is translated from the coding sequence ATGAAAGGCGACATCGGTGTCATCGGTTTGGCGGTGATGGGTCAAAACCTGATTTTAAATATGAACGACCGCGGCTTTAAAGTTGTCGCGTTCAACCGCACAACCAGCAAAGTAGATGATTTTTTAAACGGCGCGGCCAAAGGCACCAATATCATTGGTGCTTATTCATTGCAGGACTTGGTTGACAAACTTGAAAAACCAAGAAAAATCATGATGATGGTACGCGCCGGCAGTGTGGTTGACGAATTTATCGGACAACTCGTTCCCCTGTTGGACGAAGGCGACATCATTATCGACGGCGGCAACGCCAATTATCCCGATTCCACCCGCCGCACCAAAGAATTGGCTGCCCAAGGCATCCGCTTTATCGGCGCGGGCGTATCCGGCGGCGAAGAAGGCGCACGCAACGGTCCTTCGATTATGCCGGGCGGCGACGAATCCGCATGGCCGGAAATCAAGCCGATTTTCCAAGCAATCGCCGCCAAAACCCCGCAAGGCGAACCTTGCTGTGATTGGGTAGGCCGCGACGGTGCGGGCCACTTCGTCAAAATGGTGCACAACGGCATCGAATACGGCGACATGCAGCTCATTTGCGAAGCCTATCAGTTTATGAAAGACGGCCTCGGTCTTTCTTATGATGAAATGCACCGGATTTTCAAAGAATGGAACCAAACCGAATTGGATTCCTATCTGATTGAAATTACAGCCGATATTCTGGGTTATCAAGACGAAGGCGGCGAACCTTTGGTTGAAAAAATCCTCGATACCGCCGGACAGAAAGGCACAGGCAAATGGACGGGCATCAACGCCCTCGATTTGGGCATTCCGCTGACGCTGATTTCCGAATCCGTGTTCGCCCGCTGCGTTTCCGCCTTTAAAGAACAGCGCGTGGAAGCCGGAAAACTGTTCGGCAAAACCATTACCCCCGTCGGCGGCGACAAAACAGAATGGGTCAACGCCCTGCGACAAGCCCTGCTTGCTTCCAAAATCATTTCCTACGCACAAGGTTTTATGCTGATTCGCGAAGCCAGCGAAGTAAACGATTGGGCATTGAACTACGGTAACACCGCACTCTTATGGCGCGAAGGCTGCATCATCCGCAGCGCGTTCCTCGGCAATATCCGCGATGCCTATGCCGCCAACCCCGATTTGGTGTTTTTAGGTGCCGATCCTTACTTCAAAGGCGTATTGGAAAACTGCCTGCCCGCATGGCGCAAAGTAGTGGCCAAAGCCATCGAATGCGGTATTGCCATGCCGTGTATGGCTTCCGCCATTACCTTCCTCGACGGCTACACCACCGAGCGGCTGCCCGCCAACCTGCTGCAGGCCCAACGCGATTATTTCGGCGCGCACACTTACGAGCGTACCGACAAACCGCGCGGCGAGTTTTTCCATACCAACTGGACGGGCAAGGGCGGCGATACCGCTTCCACCACTTATGATATTTAA
- a CDS encoding IclR family transcriptional regulator — protein MKNLSVPAIDKTVKILNLLTETAVPLSGADIAKTLNLPRSSVHGILQCLTDAGLLRKADDRHFVLGAHVLYWANGFTAQQDIVAEFHQAITQIPELNAYTLTLSTLNHDQVVYLACRNSQAPLEVTFRIGMQLPAAFTATGKAVLSHMSDEEVAALITTFPAPYTDNSVRNLPELMQELVQIRRQGFALDNGQLRLGMFCFGIAFTDLGGQYYGVAASLSEQEADEAARTRLLAGLRRLADKLSAA, from the coding sequence ATGAAAAATTTATCCGTTCCCGCCATAGATAAAACCGTTAAAATCTTAAACTTATTAACAGAAACTGCTGTACCGCTGAGCGGTGCGGACATCGCCAAAACCTTAAATCTGCCGCGCAGCTCGGTACACGGCATACTCCAATGCCTGACCGATGCCGGCCTGCTGCGTAAAGCGGATGACCGGCACTTCGTATTGGGTGCGCATGTTTTATATTGGGCAAACGGCTTTACCGCGCAGCAGGACATTGTGGCTGAGTTTCATCAAGCCATTACCCAAATTCCCGAATTGAATGCCTATACCCTGACCTTATCCACGCTCAATCACGACCAAGTGGTCTATTTGGCCTGCCGCAACAGCCAAGCACCATTGGAAGTAACCTTCCGCATCGGAATGCAGCTGCCTGCGGCATTTACAGCTACCGGCAAAGCCGTATTGAGCCATATGTCTGATGAAGAAGTCGCCGCATTAATCACAACCTTTCCTGCCCCTTATACCGACAACAGCGTACGCAACCTGCCGGAACTGATGCAGGAGTTGGTACAAATACGCCGTCAGGGTTTTGCTTTGGATAACGGACAATTACGCTTGGGAATGTTCTGTTTCGGTATCGCCTTTACCGACTTGGGCGGACAGTATTACGGCGTAGCGGCCAGCCTGTCGGAACAGGAAGCCGATGAAGCCGCACGCACACGCCTGCTGGCCGGCCTGCGCCGTCTGGCAGACAAACTGTCCGCCGCTTGA
- the gabT gene encoding 4-aminobutyrate--2-oxoglutarate transaminase produces the protein MGNLQERMCAALPSGASVMCDWFAESAQNAVIKSSDGREIIDFAGGIGVLNTGHRHPKVVAAVAAQLEKFTHTAFQVVPYESYVVLAERINRLVPIRGAVKSQFFSSGAEAVENAVKIARAYTGRNGVIAFGGAFHGRTLLTLALTGKVLPYSADFGAMPAGVFHALYPSKTQNISVAEAVKSIKRIFKSDIAPHDVAAVILEPVQGEGGFNVCPPEFMRAVREICDEHGILMIADEVQSGFARTGKLFAMEHYDVCPDIMTMAKSMAGGFVLSGVSGRAEVMDAPRKGGLGGTYAGNPLGVAAAGAVLDVIEEENLCGKARLLGGRLIGFLQGLEAPEVSEVRGLGAMVAVEFGDDEQPDPEFAARVRQYAMEHGLLLLTCGAHGNVIRFLFPLTIEEELFDRALGIIGEAFAAARTK, from the coding sequence ATGGGTAATTTGCAAGAAAGAATGTGTGCCGCCCTGCCCAGCGGTGCATCGGTTATGTGCGATTGGTTTGCGGAAAGCGCGCAAAATGCTGTGATTAAATCTTCAGACGGCCGGGAAATCATCGACTTTGCCGGCGGTATCGGCGTATTGAATACGGGACACCGCCATCCGAAAGTGGTGGCCGCCGTAGCCGCGCAGCTGGAAAAGTTTACCCATACCGCTTTTCAGGTTGTGCCTTATGAAAGCTATGTCGTACTGGCCGAACGTATCAACCGGCTTGTACCGATCCGGGGAGCGGTTAAAAGCCAGTTTTTTTCCAGCGGCGCGGAGGCAGTGGAAAATGCGGTAAAAATCGCCCGGGCCTATACCGGGCGCAACGGCGTTATCGCATTTGGCGGAGCGTTCCACGGGCGCACGCTGTTGACGCTGGCCCTGACCGGCAAAGTGCTGCCGTATTCCGCCGATTTCGGTGCCATGCCTGCCGGAGTATTCCACGCACTGTACCCTTCCAAAACGCAAAACATCAGCGTTGCCGAAGCTGTGAAAAGCATCAAACGTATTTTCAAGAGCGATATTGCGCCGCATGATGTGGCGGCGGTTATTTTGGAGCCTGTACAGGGCGAAGGCGGTTTCAATGTCTGCCCGCCGGAGTTTATGCGTGCGGTACGCGAAATCTGCGACGAACACGGCATCTTGATGATTGCAGACGAGGTTCAGTCGGGTTTTGCGCGTACCGGCAAGTTGTTTGCAATGGAACATTACGATGTCTGTCCCGACATCATGACGATGGCAAAATCCATGGCGGGCGGTTTCGTATTGAGCGGCGTATCCGGCCGCGCCGAAGTAATGGACGCGCCGCGCAAAGGCGGTTTGGGCGGTACTTATGCCGGAAACCCGTTGGGCGTGGCGGCGGCAGGCGCAGTACTGGACGTTATCGAAGAAGAAAATCTTTGCGGCAAAGCCCGTTTGCTGGGCGGCAGGCTGATTGGGTTTCTGCAAGGGTTGGAAGCCCCCGAAGTGTCGGAAGTACGCGGCTTGGGCGCGATGGTGGCGGTTGAGTTCGGCGACGACGAACAGCCGGATCCCGAATTTGCCGCCCGCGTCCGGCAATATGCGATGGAACACGGCTTGCTGCTGCTGACTTGCGGCGCACACGGCAATGTCATCCGTTTCCTGTTCCCGTTGACCATAGAAGAAGAATTGTTTGACCGTGCCTTGGGCATCATTGGCGAAGCCTTTGCTGCCGCCCGTACAAAATAA
- a CDS encoding NAD-dependent succinate-semialdehyde dehydrogenase: protein MENIKTLLNHPDVSWDTPFADGLSVTNPADGSLLAYVRRTSAAELETLIAKAQSAQRQWAAKTALERADILWEWFGLMKAHKEPLARLMTMEQGKPLAEARGEIDYAAGFIRWFAEEVRRIDGDILTSVKNSQKMLVLRQPIGVTAAVTPWNFPAAMITRKAAPALAVGCAMLVKPASATPLSAYAQAVLAYRAGIPQDLFAVVCGSAAEISGIFADSPVIRKISFTGSTEVGAEIFRNSAKHIKKLSLELGGNAPCIVFDDADLEKAVEGTLTSKFRNSGQTCVCTNRVYVQSGIYEAFCRRLAEKTGKFKLGNGLEEGVNQGPLIDGNAVCKVEEHIADALAKGAQVLAGGKRSSLGGTFFEPTLLGGVTAQMKVAREETFGPLCPVFEFETEEEVIAAANDTEFGLAAYVFTENTARQWRVSEALEYGMVGINTGLISNETAPFGGIKASGLGREGSKYGIDEYLEMKYLCLDLS, encoded by the coding sequence ATGGAAAACATCAAAACCTTATTAAACCACCCCGACGTATCATGGGATACGCCGTTTGCAGACGGCCTCTCCGTTACCAATCCCGCCGACGGTTCGCTGCTGGCATATGTTCGCCGCACATCGGCGGCGGAATTGGAAACCCTGATTGCCAAAGCACAGTCGGCACAGCGGCAGTGGGCGGCAAAAACCGCGCTGGAACGCGCCGACATCTTATGGGAATGGTTCGGGCTGATGAAAGCGCATAAAGAACCGCTGGCACGGCTGATGACGATGGAACAGGGTAAACCGCTTGCCGAAGCGCGCGGCGAAATCGACTATGCCGCCGGTTTTATCCGCTGGTTTGCCGAAGAAGTACGGCGGATTGACGGCGACATTCTGACCAGCGTGAAAAACAGCCAGAAAATGCTGGTGCTGCGCCAACCCATAGGCGTAACCGCCGCCGTTACGCCGTGGAATTTCCCCGCTGCCATGATTACCCGCAAAGCCGCTCCCGCTCTGGCAGTCGGTTGCGCCATGCTGGTAAAGCCCGCCAGCGCCACACCATTGAGCGCGTACGCACAGGCAGTATTGGCTTACCGGGCAGGCATACCGCAGGACTTGTTTGCCGTCGTTTGCGGAAGTGCAGCCGAAATCAGCGGCATCTTCGCCGACAGCCCCGTTATCCGCAAAATCAGTTTTACCGGTTCGACCGAAGTCGGCGCGGAGATTTTCCGCAACAGCGCGAAACACATCAAAAAACTCAGCTTGGAGCTGGGCGGCAACGCACCGTGCATCGTGTTTGACGATGCCGATTTGGAAAAAGCAGTGGAGGGCACGCTCACAAGCAAATTCCGCAACAGCGGCCAAACCTGCGTCTGCACCAACCGCGTCTATGTACAAAGCGGCATTTACGAAGCATTTTGCAGACGGCTGGCGGAAAAAACCGGCAAATTCAAATTGGGCAACGGCTTGGAAGAAGGCGTAAACCAAGGGCCGTTAATCGACGGAAATGCCGTCTGCAAAGTAGAGGAACACATCGCCGATGCGCTCGCCAAAGGCGCGCAAGTGCTGGCGGGCGGCAAACGCAGCAGCTTGGGCGGTACGTTTTTCGAGCCGACACTGTTGGGCGGCGTTACCGCACAGATGAAAGTTGCCCGCGAAGAAACGTTCGGACCGCTGTGTCCGGTATTCGAGTTTGAAACAGAGGAGGAAGTCATTGCCGCCGCCAACGACACCGAATTCGGACTTGCCGCCTATGTGTTTACCGAAAATACCGCCCGCCAATGGCGCGTTTCCGAGGCTTTGGAATACGGAATGGTCGGCATCAACACCGGTTTGATCAGCAACGAAACCGCTCCGTTCGGCGGCATCAAAGCCAGCGGACTGGGACGCGAAGGCAGCAAATACGGCATCGACGAATATTTGGAAATGAAGTATTTGTGTCTGGATTTAAGCTGA